A region of Mesotoga sp. Brook.08.105.5.1 DNA encodes the following proteins:
- a CDS encoding MFS transporter, with amino-acid sequence MDDYLGYNKPEYRRTRRRAIFEGSFFNMAFLVTQGFIVTGLALEYGASEMLIAIIGVLPTLAQLVQLLAPFVMKFFKDRKKAMLFSALIGRIPLAFIPVTLALGIKSQSLLLILLSSVAFGNSLVGTFWASIMGDVIDPEKTGKYFGRRNLILSLGTMLITPLYSFILDRYTGSLGFVIVTSMASVFAVITIVLLKSHYAPPVKTFGQGRVFKEVFANLRFRQYLKFAVVWNFAITISGPFYAYHQLVNLEISYSYLSVMSIVASLASMMMYVVWGKISDQIGHQSVAEFGVLGATILALMWIFVTPQTAAILIPVDAVVTGVVWSAINLCVFTMMMGMIRGHSVESYVAVQAFLNGLGALAGSLLGGFVASYLKGKSMTILGVDFYGIQVIFLLGSFFRFMAFLLLKRVQTTKIKTVPQVFFNVMSTVGRRMATRPYEFPMLQLRPKKRRPEDEPLKLDLPASLEDTSDIEENTSEEPKDGADQEKRSDS; translated from the coding sequence ATGGACGACTACCTGGGTTATAACAAACCGGAATACAGAAGAACTAGAAGACGTGCGATCTTCGAGGGGTCGTTCTTCAACATGGCCTTTCTGGTTACTCAAGGCTTCATAGTAACCGGTCTAGCTCTTGAATACGGCGCTTCTGAGATGCTAATCGCCATAATTGGAGTTCTCCCTACGCTTGCTCAACTAGTTCAGCTGCTTGCGCCATTCGTGATGAAGTTTTTCAAGGACAGGAAAAAGGCGATGCTTTTCAGCGCACTTATCGGGAGGATACCACTTGCCTTTATTCCCGTTACACTTGCCCTGGGGATCAAATCGCAATCGCTGCTGCTGATTCTCCTTTCTTCAGTTGCGTTTGGTAACTCTCTTGTGGGCACTTTCTGGGCTTCGATAATGGGAGACGTCATCGATCCCGAAAAGACAGGCAAATATTTTGGTAGACGTAATCTGATTCTCTCTCTGGGCACAATGCTTATCACTCCATTGTACTCGTTTATACTGGATCGTTATACGGGTTCTTTGGGATTTGTCATTGTAACTTCTATGGCAAGTGTATTTGCAGTAATAACGATTGTTCTTCTCAAGAGCCACTATGCTCCTCCAGTGAAGACGTTTGGCCAGGGAAGAGTATTCAAGGAAGTTTTTGCCAATCTCAGATTCAGGCAGTACTTGAAGTTCGCTGTAGTATGGAATTTTGCAATTACTATCTCCGGACCTTTCTACGCCTACCACCAGCTTGTGAACCTCGAGATCAGCTACTCGTATCTGAGTGTTATGAGTATAGTCGCCTCACTTGCCTCCATGATGATGTACGTTGTTTGGGGCAAGATATCCGACCAGATAGGACACCAGTCGGTTGCGGAGTTTGGAGTACTTGGAGCAACGATTCTCGCTCTTATGTGGATTTTTGTCACCCCTCAGACGGCTGCTATACTAATACCTGTCGATGCCGTAGTAACGGGAGTTGTTTGGAGTGCAATTAACCTGTGTGTCTTCACCATGATGATGGGGATGATCAGGGGTCACTCGGTGGAATCCTATGTGGCCGTTCAGGCATTCTTGAATGGTCTGGGTGCTTTGGCCGGCTCTCTCCTAGGAGGTTTTGTCGCTTCGTACTTGAAGGGAAAGAGTATGACGATACTGGGAGTAGACTTCTACGGCATTCAGGTGATCTTCCTGCTGGGCTCCTTCTTCAGGTTCATGGCGTTTCTTCTTCTCAAGAGAGTGCAGACGACAAAGATTAAGACTGTACCTCAGGTCTTCTTCAACGTCATGTCTACTGTGGGAAGAAGAATGGCTACGAGACCGTATGAATTCCCCATGCTTCAACTCAGGCCTAAAAAGAGAAGACCTGAGGACGAGCCTTTGAAGCTCGACCTGCCTGCCTCTCTGGAGGATACAAGCGACATCGAAGAGAACACTTCCGAAGAACCCAAAGACGGCGCTGACCAGGAAAAGAGATCAGACTCCTAA
- a CDS encoding ABC transporter ATP-binding protein produces MAENVYSEVEEKLKVEDWRVVFRLWKYTKPYVAILILSLILIGASSVLDLLPPLLMRRAIDNYMDNQYSLVVVEENGSFSFAESDEGVFYLQQDESGLYSVTDGTTSYPITEEQLRDLRVQDLNGIGQIAIFMILILVSLFFVNYGQVYATSYMGQKITHGIRVDLFRHLLRVPMRFFDTNPSGRLATRVANDTQNLAEFFTSVITSMVKDVLLLGGIIIIMLNLSTYLGLITVAILPIIAGAIFVFRYFDRIAYRKVRTRLAIINAFLAEHISGMSITQVFNQEVRKKSEFDSVNKSHLKSLMEQLWVFAIFRPLLDLLYYVTIAIVIWFGVKSILGNTLAFGVLVAFISYIDMFFRPLHDIAEKYDIVQNALASAEKIFKLMDENEETYNPDKAATKALEGSVEFENVTFAYDGEHKVLKDISFGVKPKEKIAFVGETGAGKTSIISILTGLYKIQAGQIRIDGKNIYDYNLQSLRKKVGVVLQDVFLFSGSILDNIRLFDETISREKAIEAAKYVYAHHFIDRLPDKYDSVILERGGTLSAGERQLIALARAVAFNTDILVLDEATANVDTETEALIQKAMERISKEKTMITIAHRLSTIRNADRIMVIHKGMLVESGTHDELLSKGGIYSDLHRLQYELGDIA; encoded by the coding sequence ATGGCCGAAAACGTATACAGCGAAGTAGAAGAGAAACTTAAGGTTGAAGACTGGCGAGTCGTCTTCAGGCTGTGGAAGTATACGAAGCCCTATGTCGCTATTCTGATTCTCAGTTTGATTTTGATCGGAGCCTCTTCGGTGCTTGATCTCCTTCCACCACTCCTGATGAGAAGAGCAATAGACAACTACATGGACAATCAGTATTCGCTGGTCGTGGTTGAAGAAAACGGTTCCTTTAGCTTCGCTGAATCCGATGAAGGAGTTTTCTATCTCCAACAGGATGAGTCGGGTCTCTACAGTGTGACCGACGGTACGACAAGTTATCCGATAACCGAAGAACAACTCAGAGACTTGAGGGTGCAAGACCTTAACGGGATAGGTCAGATAGCAATCTTCATGATCCTGATCCTCGTTTCGCTTTTCTTCGTCAATTACGGGCAGGTCTATGCAACATCCTACATGGGACAGAAGATAACTCATGGTATCAGGGTGGACCTCTTCCGGCATCTTCTGAGAGTGCCGATGAGGTTTTTTGACACGAATCCCAGCGGAAGATTGGCGACTAGGGTTGCTAACGACACGCAGAATCTTGCCGAGTTCTTTACAAGCGTCATTACGTCGATGGTGAAAGACGTCCTCCTGCTGGGAGGAATCATCATAATAATGCTTAACCTATCTACTTACCTGGGATTGATCACAGTGGCCATTCTTCCGATCATTGCGGGAGCGATCTTCGTTTTCCGTTACTTCGACAGGATAGCCTATAGAAAGGTGAGAACGCGCCTTGCGATAATCAACGCCTTCCTTGCCGAGCATATCTCCGGCATGTCTATCACCCAGGTCTTCAATCAGGAAGTTAGGAAGAAGAGCGAGTTCGATTCGGTTAACAAGAGCCACCTAAAGAGCCTTATGGAACAGCTCTGGGTATTTGCCATTTTCAGACCGCTGTTGGATCTTCTTTATTATGTGACCATAGCTATCGTTATCTGGTTTGGCGTAAAAAGCATTCTGGGAAACACGCTGGCCTTCGGAGTGCTTGTTGCCTTCATTTCGTACATCGATATGTTCTTCCGACCGCTGCATGACATCGCAGAAAAGTACGACATTGTACAGAATGCGCTTGCCTCGGCCGAGAAGATCTTTAAGCTGATGGACGAGAACGAAGAGACATACAATCCCGATAAGGCTGCCACGAAGGCGCTCGAAGGAAGCGTTGAGTTTGAAAATGTGACCTTCGCGTATGACGGTGAGCACAAAGTGTTGAAGGACATCAGCTTTGGGGTGAAACCGAAGGAGAAGATCGCCTTCGTCGGCGAAACTGGAGCCGGCAAGACCTCGATCATCAGCATTCTCACCGGACTGTATAAGATTCAGGCCGGCCAGATAAGGATAGATGGCAAGAACATCTACGACTACAATCTCCAGAGTTTACGTAAGAAGGTTGGAGTTGTACTACAGGATGTCTTCCTCTTCTCAGGAAGTATTCTCGATAATATTCGTCTCTTCGACGAGACGATTTCGAGGGAGAAGGCTATAGAGGCTGCAAAGTACGTCTATGCTCATCACTTCATTGATCGCCTTCCAGATAAATACGATTCAGTAATCCTTGAAAGAGGGGGCACATTGTCTGCCGGAGAGCGACAGCTGATTGCGCTTGCCAGGGCCGTTGCCTTCAATACGGATATTCTTGTTCTCGACGAGGCGACTGCGAATGTCGACACAGAGACAGAGGCTCTAATTCAGAAGGCTATGGAGAGAATTTCAAAAGAGAAGACAATGATCACGATCGCTCACAGGCTCTCCACCATAAGAAATGCAGACAGAATAATGGTGATTCATAAAGGTATGCTTGTAGAGTCGGGAACTCACGATGAGCTCCTCTCAAAGGGAGGAATATACTCGGATCTCCACAGACTGCAGTACGAGCTTGGAGATATCGCTTAG